The Rattus rattus isolate New Zealand chromosome X, Rrattus_CSIRO_v1, whole genome shotgun sequence genome has a window encoding:
- the Armcx4 gene encoding LOW QUALITY PROTEIN: armadillo repeat-containing X-linked protein 4 (The sequence of the model RefSeq protein was modified relative to this genomic sequence to represent the inferred CDS: inserted 1 base in 1 codon; deleted 3 bases in 3 codons), with the protein MTRGPHVTRSCRATQPWVQSSLSSGQLPRCPARGAGIGPGASRAGLLMFEVGLFTPERGGDCFGTVEVALYTLSVPFSRGDYGRVQDVGWATAGLVIWAGTCYCIYRLTKGRTQSVSGLARNGSRIETETMVGEQNQTLATSEAMAGREAETRIKTEPESGEGGEPVAEVDFKVPVLVRPSDNCQAKTMLEEEIETQSETSSLVETVVMAEAVTLTESTSQAKEVTMKEAVTQTDAEAEAVGKKEAVTQTKAKAWAMAGRAEVKKEAMTQTKAEAHTLDEKETEINRVTVTQSEVLAVTKEVVKIGSMNETGIVAEATMRSLDETVAVPRTQAEARLDATVATKENPNDLSVVVAGVAMKSYAQSQAVTIVKSDDMAGAKTDSQEDLRNMPKAGSGVDMKASGQPHTAANILTEAVPGAKNDAWDNANDICEAETDIRTCIIQPETVAKTEAEATSGAMMDGGEAASVKAMTDADVTHTQPQTVTSDQTEAMPDAKVKGRGNASALAKAGAKANTKTNLQTDALSDPGDKNRSDNNVMAKAETGIDMVSPTQTEPVANVQGDDLPDGKIKAKDNANTTSKEGAQATAQSQGEALPNTKGKARGKAKAKCKAAAATDTKTCAQPQAGTKAEALSDSKVDSKSDSNAVSKAGAKADQKACGQPQPVVNCQNEVLPGTKNKVKGNPNPMPKTEAGTAPTSSAQTNVVSNSQGETTPGAKNKAKGNRNSVPKAGAGPDTXGSAQSQTVASSHSEALPGAKNKVKSNPNVPKAEAGVGACPQSVAASQGIALTGTKTKVKGNSNAVSKQDTGAGTMGSVHAKAVANSQGETLPGSKNKVKGNSNAVPKAEAGAGTTDCIQPQAEASLGARNKARGNSSSVPKAESGASTILALASSQAEALLGARNKVRGSSNATPKAEAGVGSRGSAQSQAVVSSQNETLLGARNKIRSNAGTKSGARTGTRSSAQPQAVVSSQNEALLGARDKGLSSSQVEATADNRIYAKPMVAAVPTSEMVTVAGTQPNIHDYYWNGIGVEDWIAAERWIKFRFQTIDGDWENSVSWTEDDSGASIGPWSGANDKAGIVSSWAVACDDTSIKSWTGARTENEVALGSWVSAGDQASGALWAGAQTSEGTWVGDKATAASWTGAENQITAGSWVVSGNQAIAGPWAVSQVSDGSWPTVQASGVSWVVDQATGTWTVAENQTGAVSWAGAGNIVSIGYWTGAVDQTNAVSWTGTTDQVGGEAKPRFEDQASEKGSWTVVQTSGESRLGSEDQSSGRSWTEAVDQSSAASRLGTVDPAAGTSWVGTGEQAVGGSTSGSAEQSGSGSWAGTRNLAGERSWTGTGDQPDGATKPGFENQTSDEGSWTGTIGQPSGGSKSVSEDQSAARSWTDSGDQLSGGFLVGPLDQASSESQPVSGEMAASGVDQSSGGGCWTGSGDQSGGESRLGPRDQSNGESWPGTGDQTSGWYCTYSGTQNIGGGSWVGPGTQDVGGSKPVHMNQTSGGAWLGTGPQVSAVSWTGDQVGGCPKPGFEDQSIGGGFWAGAGDQTTGGSRPAVSEDQSSAGVSWGGTGGHVIGGSTDQSSGGSWPGMGNQVSGGSWIGPVDQTSGCTKSGFEDQSCGGGSWSGAGDQTSGESWPGSRASNEASGGSRLDSQDQAGGGSWVRSEDQASGRFLVSAEVEANEGFWFGPGSEAFIGSWCWTEEATILPVAEMKEEASTESTSGTREETIISSGVGDEKKTSAESWARSEETAFPGTCAGSETDTVAGAQAEVEPASKARPEAAAEPEAEIAVEAEIAVEAEVRGTRAEAGAAVATDSEAGAETGARVEAGAAAEAGMGFWPWNGDGTTKGSRLGAEAEAGLGGGAEADTETENSMGFWFWNGDAATKESKLGTEAKAEAGIGTGTGTEPETGTGTGTGTGTGTGTGVGVGAEAVAETSMGFWFWDGDGGTKGSSLGTEAEAGVGTGAQAGAEAVAEASMEFWSWDGDQATKGSRLGVEPEPGAGVVAEAGAETSMGFWFWNQNSTTKGSGLGAEAGNGLGSWTLSTNVNDDEDEEEDELSRESSPGIEEISLRTLFGAEREDSNDLRSTNEKDVNSESGTGDKADDTKGQFDAANGVDIRSWFYTGNESRCENESSSQVKAKKTTESRGIYPSMVPGAGMGVWDGAIVCSESKLLHKTSFPGEDGFRRQVNPGVKVHSCNCRCKRTVNLDPHDLEKLICMIEMTEDPSVHEIATNALYNSADYPYPQEIDRNIGGISVIQSLLSNPYPNVRQKALNALNNLSVAAENHRKVKTYLSQVCEDTVTYPLNSNVQVAGLRLIRHLTITSEYQHMVTNYISEFLRLLALGSGETKDHVLGMLVNFSKNPSMTRDLLIANAPTALINIFSKKETKENILNALLLFENINHHFKKRGKTYPQDRFSKTSLYFLFQRPKACAKKLRALAADCSDPEVKEKVEVLINKL; encoded by the exons CCCTCTATACATTGTCCGTGCCTTTCAGCAGGGGAGATTATGGGCGTGTTCAGGATGTGGGCTGGGCCACTGCAGGACTGGTGATCTGGGCTGGTACCTGCTACTGCATTTACAGATTAACCAAGGGAAGAACACAGAGTGTGAGCGGACTTGCCAGAAATGGGTCCAGAATCGAGACGGAGACTATGGTTGGGGAACAGAACCAGACCTTGGCCACAAGTGAAGCCATGGCTGGAAGAGAGGCTGAGACTAGAATCAAGACTGAACCAGAATCTGGAGAAGGAGGTGAGCCTGTGGCTGAAGTAGACTTCAAGGTCCCTGTTCTAGTTAGACCCAGTGACAATTGTCAGGCCAAGACAATGCTTGAGGAAGAGATAGAGACCCAGTCTGAGACCAGTTCATTGGTGGAAACTGTGGTCATGGCAGAGGCAGTGACTTTGACTGAATCCACATCCCAAGCCAAGGAAGTAACCATGAAAGAGGCAGTTACACAAACTGATGCCGAGGCTGAGGCAGTAGGCAAGAAAGAGGCAGTGACTCAGACCAAAGCTAAAGCTTGGGCAATGGCTGGCAGGGCAGAGGTCAAGAAAGAAGCGATGACCCAGACCAAAGCAGAAGCTCATACATTGgatgaaaaagagacagagattaACAGAGTGACAGTGACACAGAGTGAGGTCTTGGCAGTGACCAAGGAAGTAGTCAAGATTGGAAGCATGAATGAGACTGGAATTGTGGCTGAAGCCACGATGAGGTCCCTGGACGAGACTGTGGCTGTGCCTAGGACTCAAGCTGAGGCTAGGCTTGATGCCACAGTTGCTACTAAGGAGAATCCTAATGATTTGTCTGTTGTAGTGGCTGGAGTGGCCATGAAGTCCTATGCACAGTCTCAGGCTGTGACCATAGTCAAAAGTGATGATATGGCTGGTGCCAAGACTGACAGCCAGGAGGATCTCAGAAACATGCCTAAGGCAGGGTCTGGAGTAGATATGAAGGCTTCTGGTCAGCCTCATACTGCTGCCAACATTCTGACTGAAGCTGTGCCAGGGGCAAAGAATGATGCTTGGGACAATGCAAATGACATttgtgaagcagagacagatatAAGAACTTGTATAATACAACCTGAGACTGTGGCCaagacagaggctgaggcaacGTCTGGTGCCATGATGGACGGTGGGGAAGCTGCCAGTGTTAAGGCAATGACTGATGCTGACGTAACACATACTCAGCCTCAAACTGTAACCAGTGATCAGACTGAAGCCATGCCTGATGCCAAGGTTAAGGGTAGAGGTAATGCCAGTGCACTGGCTAAAGCAGGGGCCAAGGCAAACACCAAAACCAATTTGCAGACTGATGCCTTGTCTGATCCCGGGGATAAAAACCGAAGTGATAACAATGTCATGGCTAAGGCAGAGACTGGTATAGACATGGTTTCCCCTACCCAGACTGAGCCTGTAGCCAATGTCCAGGGTGATGACTTGCCAGATGGCAAAATCAAGGCTAAGGACAATGCCAATACCACATCTAAGGAAGGAGCTCAGGCTACGGCCCAGAGCCAGGGTGAAGCCTTACCTAATACTAAAGGTAAGGCTAGAGGTAAAGCCAAAGCCAAGTGTAAGGCAGCAGCTGCGACGGACACGAAAACGTGTGCACAGCCTCAGGCTGGGACCAAAGCTGAGGCCTTGTCTGATTCCAAGGTTGATAGCAAAAGTGACTCTAATGCTGTTTCTAAAGCAGGGGCAAAGGCAGACCAGAAAGCCTGTGGTCAGCCACAGCCTGTGGTCAATTGCCAGAATGAGGTCTTGCCTGGTACTAAGAATAAGGTCAAGGGCAATCCGAATCCTATGCCTAAGACAGAGGCTGGGACAGCTCCAACAAGCTCTGCCCAGACTAATGTTGTGAGCAATTCCCAAGGTGAGACCACCCCTGGAGCCAAGAATAAGGCCAAGGGTAATCGGAATTCTGTGCCTAAAGCAGGGGCTGGGCCAGATA ACGGTTCTGCCCAGTCCCAGACTGTAGCCAGTTCCCACAGTGAGGCCTTACCCGGTGCCAAGAATAAAGTTAAGAGCAATCCCAATGTGCCTAAGGCAGAGGCTGGGGTCGGCGCCTGTCCCCAGTCTGTGGCTGCTTCCCAGGGTATTGCCTTGACTGGTACCAAGACTAAGGTCAAGGGCAATTCTAATGCTGTGTCTAAACAAGATACTGGGGCAGGTACAATGGGCTCTGTCCATGCCAAGGCTGTGGCAAATTCCCAGGGTGAGACCTTACCTGGTTCCAAGAATAAGGTCAAGGGTAATTCCAATGCTGTGCCTAAGGCAGAAGCTGGGGCAGGTACAACAGACTGTATTCAGCCCCAGGCTGAGGCCTCGCTTGGTGCCAGAAATAAGGCTAGGGGTAATTCCAGTTCTGTGCCTAAGGCAGAGTCTGGGGCGAGTACAATACTGGCTTTGGCTTCTTCCCAGGCAGAGGCCTTGCTTGGTGCCAGAAATAAGGTCAGGGGTAGTTCCAATGCTACACCTAAGGCAGAGGCTGGGGTAGGTTCAAGGGGCTCTGCCCAGTCCCAGGCTGTGGTCAGTTCACAGAATGAAACCTTGCTTGGTGCCAGGAATAAGATTAGGTCCAATGCTGGTACTAAATCAGGAGCAAGAACAGGTACAAGGAGCTCTGCTCAGCCCCAGGCTGTAGTCAGTTCTCAGAATGAAGCTTTGCTTGGGGCAAGGGATAAAGGTCTGTCCAGCTCGCAGGTAGAAGCCACTGCAGACAATAGGATCTACGCAAAGCCCATGGTAGCGGCTGTGCCCACTTCTGAAATGGTGACTGTGGCAGGTACCCAGCCTAACATTCATGATTACTACTGGAATGGGATTGGTGTTGAGGATTGGATTGCTGCTGAGCGGTGGATCAAATTTAGGTTTCAGACTATAGATGGAGACTGG GAGAATAGTGTATCCTGGACTGAG GATGACAGTGGAGCCAGTATTGGGCCCTGGAGTGGGGCTAATGACAAGGCTGGCATTGTGAGCTCCTGGGCTGTGGCTTGTGATGACACTAGCATTAAGTCCTGGACTGGGGCTAGGACGGAGAATGAGGTTGCTCTTGGGTCCTGGGTAAGTGCTGGTGACCAGGCCAGTGGAGCACTCTGGGCAGGAGCTCAGACGAGTGAGGGGACCTGGGTTGGAGACAAAGCCACTGCAGCTTCCTGGACTGGGGCTGAGAACCAGATCACTGCAGGTTCTTGGGTTGTCTCTGGAAACCAGGCCATTGCTGGGCCCTGGGCTGTGAGTCAGGTTAGTGATGGGTCGTGGCCTACAGTCCAGGCCAGTGGAGTATCCTGGGTTGTGGATCAGGCTACTGGGACCTGGACTGTGGCTGAGAACCAGACTGGTGCAGTGTCTTGGGCTGGAGCTGGCAATATAGTTAGTATTGGATACTGGACTGGGGCTGTAGACCAGACCAATGCAGTGTCCTGGACAGGGACTACTGATCAGGTTGGTGGTGAGGCTAAGCCGAGGTTTGAAGATCAGGCCAGTGAAAAGGGGTCTTGGACTGTAGTTCAGACTAGTGGAGAGTCCAGGTTGGGATCTGAGGATCAGTCGAGTGGAAGGTCTTGGACTGAGGCTGTAGACCAAAGCAGTGCAGCATCCAGG TTGGGAACTGTAGATCCAGCTGCTGGTACATCCTGGGTTGGAACTGGGGAGCAGGCTGTTGGAGGATCTACATCAGGGTCTGCAGAGCAGTCTGGTAGTGGCTCATGGGCTGGCACTAGGAATCTGGCTGGGGAAAGATCTTGGACTGGGACTGGTGATCAGCCAGATGGTGCAACCAAACCTGGTTTTGAGAATCAGACTAGTGATGAAGGGTCTTGGACTGGCACTATTGGCCAGCCTAGTGGAGGTTCCAAGTCAGTGTCTGAGGACCAGTCTGCTGCGAGATCCTGGACAGATTCTGGCGACCAACTCAGTGGAGGATTCTTGGTTGGGCCTTTGGACCAGGCTAGCTCAGAGTCTCAGCCTGtctctggagaaatggctgctaGTGGAGTAGATCAGTCTAGTGGAGGAGGATGCTGGACTGGATCTGGGGACCAGTCTGGCGGAGAATCTAGGCTGGGTCCCAGGGACCAATCGAATGGAGAGTCTTGGCCTGGCACTGGAGATCAGACCAGTGGATGGTACTGTACTTACAGTGGGACTCAGAATATTGGAGGTGGCTCTTGGGTTGGGCCCGGGACTCAGGATGTTGGAGGGTCAAAGCCAGTGCACATGAACCAGACTAGTGGTGGGGCCTGGCTTGGCACTGGGCCTCAGGTCAGTGCAGTGTCCTGGACTGGTGATCAAGTTGGTGGCTGTCCCAAACCTGGATTTGAGGATCAGAGCATTGGAGGAGGATTCTGGGCtggtgctggggaccagaccACTGGAGGATCCAGGCCAGCTGTGTCTGAGGATCAGTCTAGTGCAGGAGTTTCCTGGGGTGGCACTGGTGGTCATGTTATTGGAGGGTCCACTGATCAGTCCAGTGGTGGGTCCTGGCCTGGTATGGGGAATCAGGTCAGTGGAGGGTCTTGGATTGGGCCTGTGGATCAGACTAGTGGCTGTACTAAATCTGGATTTGAAGATCAGTCATGTGGAGGAGGCTCCTGGTCTGGCGCTGGGGACCAGACTAGTGGAGAATCCTGGCCTGGGTCTAGGGCTAGTAATGAAGCCAGTGGAGGATCTAGGCTAGACTCTCAAGACCAGGCCGGTGGAGGGTCCTGGGTTAGGTCTGAGGATCAGGCCAGTGGAAGATTCCTTGTCAGTGCTGAGGTGGAGGCTAATGAAGGATTTTGGTTTGGGCCCGGGAGTGAGGCCTTTATAGGGTCTTGGTGCTGGACAGAAGAGGCTACTATTTTGCCTGTAGCTGAGATGAAAGAGGAGGCCAGTACTGAATCCACGTCAGGGACTAGGGAAGAAACCATCATTAGTTCTGGTGTAGGGGATGAAAAGAAGACTAGTGCTGAATCCTGGGCCAGGTCTGAAGAGACAGCATTTCCAGGCACCTGTGCTGGCAGTGAGACCGACACTGTGGCTGGAGCTCAGGCTGAAGTTGAGCCTGCATCAAAGGCTAGACCTGAGGCTGCGGCTGAG CCTGAGGCTGAGATTGCGGTTGAGGCCGAGATTGCGGTTGAGGCTGAGGTGCGAGGGACTagggctgaggctggggcagcAGTTGCAACTGATTCTGAAGCCGGAGCTGAGACAGGGGCTAGAGTTGAGGCAGGGGCTGCAGCTGAAGCTGGAATGGGGTTTTGGCCCTGGAATGGAGATGGCACCACTAAAGGGTCTAGGCTTGGAGcggaggctgaggctggacttgggggaggagcagaggctgaCACCGAGACTGAGAATAGCATGGGATTTTGGTTCTGGAATGGAGATGCAGCTACTAAAGAGTCTAAGCTTGGTACAGAGGCTAAAGCCGAGGCTGGAATTggaacagggacagggacagagccagagacagggacagggacagggacagggacagggacagggacagggacaggagtgGGTGTGGGGGCAGAGGCTGTGGCTGAGACTAGCATGGGATTTTGGTTCTGGGATGGAGATGGAGGCACTAAAGGGTCTAGCCTTGggactgaggctgaggctggagttGGGACAGGAGCTCAGGCTGGGGCAGAGGCTGTGGCTGAGGCCAGCATGGAATTTTGGTCCTGGGATGGGGATCAAGCTACTAAAGGGTCTAGGCTTGGGGTTGAGCCtgagcctggggctggagttgtggctgaggctggggctgagaCCAGtatggggttttggttttggaatcAAAACTCAACCACTAAAGGGTCTGGGCttggggctgaggctgggaaTGGCTTAGGGTCTTGGACTTTATCTACAAATGtaaatgatgatgaagatgaggaggaggatgaactAAGTAGAGAATCCAGCCCTGGTATTGAAGAGATCAGTCTAAGAACCCTATTCGGGGCCGAGAGAGAGGACAGTAATGACCTTAGATCTACAAATGAAAAAGACGTTAATTCTGAATCTGGGACTGGGGATAAGGCTGACGACACTAAAGGGCAGTTTGATGCTGCTAATGGAGTTGACATAAGGTCCTGGTTCTATACTGGTAATGAAAGCAGATGTGAAAATGAGTCTTCATCTCAGGTGAAAGCCAAAAAGACAACGGAATCAAGGGGTATATATCCATCCATGGTCCCTGGGGCAGGAATGGGTGTATGGGATGGAGCCATTGTTTGTTCGGAAAGCAAGTTATTACACAAAACCAGCTTTCCAGGGGAAGATGGCTTCAGAAGGCAAGTCAATCCTGGAGTCAAGGTGCACTCGTGCAACTGCCGCTGTAAACGTACGGTCAATCTGGATCCACACGATCTTGAAAAACTCATCTGCATGATCGAAATGACTGAAGATCCTTCTGTTCACGAAATAGCCACCAATGCTCTGTATAACAGTGCTGATTATCCTTATCCCCAGGAAATTGATCGGAATATAGGTGGAATTTCAGTTATCCAAAGCTTATTGAGCAATCCCTATCCCAATGTCCGGCAAAAGGCTTTAAATGCACTGAATAACCTCTCAGTTGCTGCTGAAAACCATAGAAAGGTTAAGACATATTTAAGTCAAGTATGTGAAGATACTGTCACTTATCCCTTGAATTCAAATGTGCAAGTGGCTGGACTCAGATTGATAAGGCACCTGACTATTACTAGTGAGTATCAGCATATGGTTACCAATTATATTTCAGAGTTTCTCCGTTTGTTGGCTCTGGGAAGCGGAGAAACTAAAGACCATGTTTTAGGAATGCTTGTGAATTTCTCTAAAAATCCATCCATGACAAGAGACCTGCTAATTGCCAACGCACCAACAGCACTGATCAACATTTTTAGCAAGAAAGAGACGAAAGAAAATATCCTTAATgctcttttactttttgaaaatataaaccatcattttaagaaaagagggaaaacatATCCCCAAGACCGCTTCAGTAAAACCTCCCTTTATTTCCTGTTTCAACGACCTAAAGCCTGTGCCAAGAAACTTAGAGCCTTAGCAGCAGATTGTAGTGACCCAGAGGTGAAAGAAAAAGTTGAGGTATTGATAAATAAACTCTGA